In Massilia sp. METH4, the genomic window GGTCCACGAATACCTTCACGCCGTGCGATTCGAACACGGCGTCTTCCGGCGCCACTTCATCGACGTATTCCAGCTTGTAGGCCAGCCCCGAGCAGCCCGTCGTGCGCACGCCGAAGCGCAGGCCGATGCCCTTGCCGCGCCGTTCGATGTAGCGGGAGATGTGCTTTGCTGCCTTTTCGGTCAGGGTGACTGCCATGCGAATTCCTCCTTCACCGGAGCCCGCGCCGCGGGCTCCGTTCATGCTTCTTAAGCAGAGTGCTTAGCCTTGTAATCGTTCACTGCCGCCTTGATGGCGTCTTCCGCCAGGATCGAGCAGTGGATCTTCACCGGCGGCAGCGCCAGCTCTTCGGCGATCTGCGTGTTCTTGATCGCCAGCGCTTCGTCCAGCGACTTGCCCTTCACCCATTCGGTGACGAGCGAGCTGGAAGCGATGGCCGAGCCGCAGCCGTAGGTCTTGAATTTCGCGTCTTCGATCAGGCCGTTGGCGCCCACCTTGATCTGCAGCTTCATCACGTCGCCGCAGGCCGGCGCGCCGACCATGCCGGTGCCGACGGTGTCGTCGCCTTTTTCAAACGCGCCCACGTTGCGCGGGTTTTCGTAGTGGTCGAGTACTTTGT contains:
- the iscA gene encoding iron-sulfur cluster assembly protein IscA codes for the protein MAVTLTEKAAKHISRYIERRGKGIGLRFGVRTTGCSGLAYKLEYVDEVAPEDAVFESHGVKVFVDPKSMPYIDGTELDFAREGLNEGFKFNNPNEKDACGCGESFRV
- the iscU gene encoding Fe-S cluster assembly scaffold IscU gives rise to the protein MAYSDKVLDHYENPRNVGAFEKGDDTVGTGMVGAPACGDVMKLQIKVGANGLIEDAKFKTYGCGSAIASSSLVTEWVKGKSLDEALAIKNTQIAEELALPPVKIHCSILAEDAIKAAVNDYKAKHSA